In the Hordeum vulgare subsp. vulgare chromosome 7H, MorexV3_pseudomolecules_assembly, whole genome shotgun sequence genome, one interval contains:
- the LOC123407477 gene encoding elongator complex protein 4 → MAAAAAAAGTGGQTLGRSSFSRAASSKTASSSSSPTASGVKLGPNGAAFVSSGIPDLDRILGGGFLLGSVVMVMEDSDAPHHLLLLRAFMAQGVVHKQPLLFAAPMKEPRLFLGALPAPVASSKEDTRQRAMGGGAAADGRAGDEGLRIAWQYRKYFGDDRNSSAEHRDNKQEFSHDFDLRKPLERHLLNAQQIECLSTQDVDTLRGLHDRCSAFLFKHQRKDGVNLSAGRIAIQSLCAPQCGYFEKDWEMVSFLRSLKAMVRSSNAVAIITFPYTVLSDSFCKRWQHLADTLLSIKAIPDEDKDLAKLLTGYQDMVGFLHVHKVAQTNSQVPVILEASTFSLKLRKRRSLVLERLNQAPVDGSSGPSSGGASGSCSSSTQGSQLDF, encoded by the exons atggccgccgccgccgccgccgccgggacaGGGGGCCAGACCCTCGGCCGGAGCAGCTTCTCGCGAGCCGCCTCGTCGaagaccgcctcctcctcctcctcccccaccgCCTCCGGCGTCAAGCTCGGCCCCAACGGCGCCGCCTTCGTCTCCTCCGGCATCCCCGACCTCGACA GGATCCTGGGCGGCGGCTTCCTCCTCGGCTCGGTTGTGATGGTCATGGAGGACTCTGACGCGccgcaccacctcctcctgctccgTGCCTTCATGGCGCAGGGCGTTGTGCACAAGCAGCCCCTGCTCTTCGCCGCGCCCATGAAGGAGCCCCGCTTGTTCCTCGGCGCGCTGCCTGCTCCGGTGGCATCCTCGAAGGAGGACACGCGGCAGAGGGCGATGGGGGGTGGTGCAGCTGCCGACGGACGAGCAGGC GATGAGGGTTTGAGGATAGCTTGGCAGTATAGGAAATATTTCGGGGACGATAGGAATTCCagtgctgaacacagag ACAACAAGCAGGAATTTAGCCATGATTTTGATTTACGGAAGCCCCTCGAACGGCATTTGCTTAACGCGCAGCAGATTGAATGTTTAAGCACTCAAGACGTGGACACTCTCCGAGGCCTCCATGATCGTTGTTCTGCTTTCTTATTCAAACATCAAAG AAAAGATGGTGTGAATCTGAGTGCAGGACGTATTGCTATACAGTCACTCTGTGCACCACAGTGTGGATATTTTGAGAAG GACTGGGAGATGGTCTCGTTTCTCAGATCACTGAAGGCCATGGTGCGGTCATCTAACGCCGTTGCTATTATAACATTTCCATACACAGTCCTATCAGATTCTTTCTGCAAGAGATGGCAGCATCTAGCAGACACGCTGCTGTCAATAAAAGCAATCCCAG ATGAGGACAAGGACTTGGCGAAACTCCTCACGGGGTATCAAGATATGGTTGGTTTTCTGCATGTTCATAAGGTGGCACAGACCAACAGCCAG GTTCCTGTGATACTAGAGGCGTCCACATTTTCTCTGAAGCTGCGGAAGAGGAGGTCGCTGGTGCTAGAACGGTTGAATCAGGCCCCGGTGGATGGGTCGAGCGGGCCTTCATCTGGTGGTGCATCAGGCAGTTGCTCCTCGTCGACGCAAGGCTCACAGCTCGATTTCTAG
- the LOC123407920 gene encoding E3 ubiquitin-protein ligase KEG isoform X1 — MEKTTGEPPVSSADSRFAADAGMAASQPADTESFEYMLLEKDPDHYRTVFSGPSQISPWIDPAVLNLKHRIGRGPFGDVWIATHHQRTEDYDRYHEVAVKMLHPVRDDQLQVFSARFDEVFGKCQGLGNVCFLHGISTQNGRLCIAMKFYEGSIGDRMARLKGGRLPLSDVLRYGADLARGVLDLHSRGIFVLNLKPCNFLLDDNDHAVLGDFGIPSLLFGLSLPNPELIQRLGTPNYMAPEQWQPNIRGPISYETDSWGFACSILEMFSGVQPWGGKSPDEIYQLVVLKKEKPIFPYNLPAEVENVLFGCFEYDFRDRPLMSDILQAFESAKDVDYDNNGWDSSENPGVVVPSHTNWSHFKDKLQVGDKVRSRKVKNSCTPETMEIPDGTIVGMEDGECDSYILVRVHGIHDPLKIRSSTVERVTYGFAAGDWVRLREEDKKRSQVGILHSIDRNGTVYVGLIGMDTLWKGGYSDLQMAEAYCVGQFVRLRPHTSSPRFEWPRKRGGVFATGRISQIISNGCLVVTFPGKFSLGEVCSCLADPSEVEVVSFDKCEGVVKKYGHLEDFHWAVRPLFIAIGFFTAMKLGIFVGKSITRPRSRKVASVSDQGADPLKVQQHEVHNSVSTAWLPPPVANMLFGDGAAPSG; from the exons ATGGAGAAGACGACAGGTGAGCCCCCCGTCTCTTCCGCGGATTCCAGATTCGCCGCTGATGCAG GAATGGCAGCCTCCCAGCCGGCCGACACCGAGTCGTTCGAGTACATGCTGCTGGAGAAGGACCCCGATCACTACCGAACGGTCTTCTCCGGCCCGAGCCAGATAAGCCCGTGGATCGACCCGGCGGTGCTGAATCTGAAGCACCGGATCGGGAGAGGCCCCTTCGGGGACGTCTGGATAGCCACACACCACCAGAGGACGGAGGATTATGACCGGTACCACGAGGTCGCTGTGAAGATGCTGCACCCGGTCAGGGACGACCAGCTGCAGGTGTTCTCGGCGAGGTTCGACGAGGTCTTTGGCAAATGCCAGGGCCTGGGCAATGTCTGCTTCCTACACGGGATCTCCACGCAGAATGGGAGG CTTTGCATAGCGATGAAGTTCTACGAAGGATCCATCGGGGACAGGATGGCTCGgcttaaaggtggaaggctcccTTTGTCAGATGTTTTAAG ATATGGCGCTGACTTGGCGCGTGGTGTGCTAGACCTACACTCCAGGGGAATATTTGTTCTTAATCTTAagccttgtaattttcttctTGATGACAATGATCATGCTGTGCTGGGGGATTTTGGGATTCCATCCTTGCTGTTTGGACTTTCGCTGCCAAACCCAGAGCTTATCCAAAGACTTGGGACTCCAAATTACATGGCCCCAGAGCAATGGCAACCAAACATCAGAGGTCCAATTAGTTACGAGACAGACTCATGGGGCTTTGCCTGCAGCATTCTTGAGATGTTCAGTGGCGTTCAGCCTTGGGGTGGCAAATCACCAGATGAGATTTATCAGTTGGTTGTCCTGAAGAAAGAGAAACCAATCTTCCCGTACAATTTACCTGCAGAGGTTGAGAATGTCCTTTTTGGCTGCTTTGAGTATGACTTCCGGGATCGCCCCTTGATGTCAGATATCTTACAAGCATTTGAAAG TGCTAAAGATGTGGATTATGACAACAATGGCTGGGATAGTTCTGAAAACCCAGGGGTAGTAGTGCCAAGTCACACCAATTGGTCACACTTTAAGGATAAGTTGCAAGTTGGTGACAAGGTCCGCTCGAGAAAGGTTAAAAATTCTTGTACTCCTGAAACAATGGAAATCCCTGATGGAACCATAGTTGGCATGGAGGATGGAGAATGTGATAGCTACATTCTTGTACGAGTCCATGGAATCCACGACCCTTTGAAGATCCGTTCCTCGACAGTGGAAAGGGTGACCTATGGTTTCGCTGCCGGAGACTGGGTAAGGCTTAGGGAGGAAGACAAGAAGCGGTCTCAGGTCGGAATTCTTCATAGCATTGACCGTAATGGCACCGTATATGTTGGTTTGATAGGAATGGACACCCTCTGGAAGGGGGGATATTCAGATCTCCAGATGGCCGAAGCCTACTGTGTTGGGCAATTTGTGAGGCTGAGACCTCACACTTCAAGCCCCCGGTTCGAATGGCCGCGAAAGAGAGGTGGGGTGTTTGCCACAGGTCGTATTTCACAGATAATCTCGAATGGATGCCTTGTTGTGACCTTCCCTGGCAAATTCAGCCTCGGCGAAGTGTGCAGCTGCTTGGCCgacccttctgaggtggaggtggTGAGCTTCGACAAGTGTGAGGGGGTCGTGAAGAAGTACGGGCACCTCGAGGACTTCCATTGGGCGGTGAGGCCTCTGTTCATCGCCATAGGTTTCTTTACTGCTATGAAGCTAGGCATCTTTGTCGGCAAGAGCATCACAAGGCCAAGGAGTCGAAAGGTCGCCAGCGTCTCCGATCAGGGTGCCGATCCTCTGAAAGTTCAGCAGCACGAAGTGCACAACAGTGTCAGCACAGCGTGGCTGCCACCACCAGTCGCAAACATGCTTTTCGGAGATGGTGCTGCACCTTCTGGGTAA
- the LOC123407920 gene encoding E3 ubiquitin-protein ligase KEG isoform X2, with the protein MEKTTGMAASQPADTESFEYMLLEKDPDHYRTVFSGPSQISPWIDPAVLNLKHRIGRGPFGDVWIATHHQRTEDYDRYHEVAVKMLHPVRDDQLQVFSARFDEVFGKCQGLGNVCFLHGISTQNGRLCIAMKFYEGSIGDRMARLKGGRLPLSDVLRYGADLARGVLDLHSRGIFVLNLKPCNFLLDDNDHAVLGDFGIPSLLFGLSLPNPELIQRLGTPNYMAPEQWQPNIRGPISYETDSWGFACSILEMFSGVQPWGGKSPDEIYQLVVLKKEKPIFPYNLPAEVENVLFGCFEYDFRDRPLMSDILQAFESAKDVDYDNNGWDSSENPGVVVPSHTNWSHFKDKLQVGDKVRSRKVKNSCTPETMEIPDGTIVGMEDGECDSYILVRVHGIHDPLKIRSSTVERVTYGFAAGDWVRLREEDKKRSQVGILHSIDRNGTVYVGLIGMDTLWKGGYSDLQMAEAYCVGQFVRLRPHTSSPRFEWPRKRGGVFATGRISQIISNGCLVVTFPGKFSLGEVCSCLADPSEVEVVSFDKCEGVVKKYGHLEDFHWAVRPLFIAIGFFTAMKLGIFVGKSITRPRSRKVASVSDQGADPLKVQQHEVHNSVSTAWLPPPVANMLFGDGAAPSG; encoded by the exons ATGGAGAAGACGACAG GAATGGCAGCCTCCCAGCCGGCCGACACCGAGTCGTTCGAGTACATGCTGCTGGAGAAGGACCCCGATCACTACCGAACGGTCTTCTCCGGCCCGAGCCAGATAAGCCCGTGGATCGACCCGGCGGTGCTGAATCTGAAGCACCGGATCGGGAGAGGCCCCTTCGGGGACGTCTGGATAGCCACACACCACCAGAGGACGGAGGATTATGACCGGTACCACGAGGTCGCTGTGAAGATGCTGCACCCGGTCAGGGACGACCAGCTGCAGGTGTTCTCGGCGAGGTTCGACGAGGTCTTTGGCAAATGCCAGGGCCTGGGCAATGTCTGCTTCCTACACGGGATCTCCACGCAGAATGGGAGG CTTTGCATAGCGATGAAGTTCTACGAAGGATCCATCGGGGACAGGATGGCTCGgcttaaaggtggaaggctcccTTTGTCAGATGTTTTAAG ATATGGCGCTGACTTGGCGCGTGGTGTGCTAGACCTACACTCCAGGGGAATATTTGTTCTTAATCTTAagccttgtaattttcttctTGATGACAATGATCATGCTGTGCTGGGGGATTTTGGGATTCCATCCTTGCTGTTTGGACTTTCGCTGCCAAACCCAGAGCTTATCCAAAGACTTGGGACTCCAAATTACATGGCCCCAGAGCAATGGCAACCAAACATCAGAGGTCCAATTAGTTACGAGACAGACTCATGGGGCTTTGCCTGCAGCATTCTTGAGATGTTCAGTGGCGTTCAGCCTTGGGGTGGCAAATCACCAGATGAGATTTATCAGTTGGTTGTCCTGAAGAAAGAGAAACCAATCTTCCCGTACAATTTACCTGCAGAGGTTGAGAATGTCCTTTTTGGCTGCTTTGAGTATGACTTCCGGGATCGCCCCTTGATGTCAGATATCTTACAAGCATTTGAAAG TGCTAAAGATGTGGATTATGACAACAATGGCTGGGATAGTTCTGAAAACCCAGGGGTAGTAGTGCCAAGTCACACCAATTGGTCACACTTTAAGGATAAGTTGCAAGTTGGTGACAAGGTCCGCTCGAGAAAGGTTAAAAATTCTTGTACTCCTGAAACAATGGAAATCCCTGATGGAACCATAGTTGGCATGGAGGATGGAGAATGTGATAGCTACATTCTTGTACGAGTCCATGGAATCCACGACCCTTTGAAGATCCGTTCCTCGACAGTGGAAAGGGTGACCTATGGTTTCGCTGCCGGAGACTGGGTAAGGCTTAGGGAGGAAGACAAGAAGCGGTCTCAGGTCGGAATTCTTCATAGCATTGACCGTAATGGCACCGTATATGTTGGTTTGATAGGAATGGACACCCTCTGGAAGGGGGGATATTCAGATCTCCAGATGGCCGAAGCCTACTGTGTTGGGCAATTTGTGAGGCTGAGACCTCACACTTCAAGCCCCCGGTTCGAATGGCCGCGAAAGAGAGGTGGGGTGTTTGCCACAGGTCGTATTTCACAGATAATCTCGAATGGATGCCTTGTTGTGACCTTCCCTGGCAAATTCAGCCTCGGCGAAGTGTGCAGCTGCTTGGCCgacccttctgaggtggaggtggTGAGCTTCGACAAGTGTGAGGGGGTCGTGAAGAAGTACGGGCACCTCGAGGACTTCCATTGGGCGGTGAGGCCTCTGTTCATCGCCATAGGTTTCTTTACTGCTATGAAGCTAGGCATCTTTGTCGGCAAGAGCATCACAAGGCCAAGGAGTCGAAAGGTCGCCAGCGTCTCCGATCAGGGTGCCGATCCTCTGAAAGTTCAGCAGCACGAAGTGCACAACAGTGTCAGCACAGCGTGGCTGCCACCACCAGTCGCAAACATGCTTTTCGGAGATGGTGCTGCACCTTCTGGGTAA